The sequence below is a genomic window from Cytophagia bacterium CHB2.
CGTCGAGTTGGCGCAACAGCACGGTTTGAATGCCGAAGAGTATGCGCGCATTCTGCAAATCCTCGGCCGCACGCCGACGTTTACCGAGTTGGGTATTTTTTCCGTGATGTGGTCGGAGCATTGCAGCTACAAAAATTCCATCGCACAATTGAAAAAACTGCCGCGCGAGGGCAAAGCGCTGTTGGTGAAGGCAGGCGAAGAAAACGCCGGCGTTGTCGATATTGGCGACGGCCTGGCGATTGCTTTTAAAATTGAAAGCCACAACCACCCCTCGGCGGTGGAGCCGTATCAAGGCGCGGCCACGGGCGTGGGCGGTATATTGCGCGATATTTTTACCATGGGCGCGCGCCCAATCGCCGCGTTGAATTCGTTGCGCTTCGGCAGTCTTGAGGACAGCCGCGTGCGTTATCTTGTCAAAGGCGTGGTTAAAGGCATCGGTGATTATGGCAATTGCTTTGGCGTGCCGACCGTTGCCGGCGAGGTTTATTTCGAAGATTGCTATCGCGATAATCCGCTGGTTAATGCGATGGCGGTTGGTCTCGTTAAACACGATCGCATCGCCAAGGCCGTTGCAGCCGGGGCGGGCAATCGTGTCATTTTGATCGGCTCGGCAACCGGCCGCGACGGTATTCACGGCGCAACGTTTGCCAGCGAGGAAATCTCAGAGGAAAGCGAAAGCAAACGCCCGCAGGTGCAGGTCGGCGATCCTTTCGCCGAAAAACTTCTGCTCGAAGCCACCTTAGAAATGATTCGCGCCGATTTGATCGTCGGCATTCAAGACATGGGCGCCGCCGGCATCACGTGCTCAACCTCGGAAATGTCGGCGCGCGGGAAACACGGCATGGAAGTCAATCTTGAAAACGTGCCGTTGCGCGAAGCGGGTATGACGCCGTATGAGATCATGCTGTCGGAATCACAAGAACGCATGCTAGTGGTGGCAAAACCCGGCAATGAGCAGGCGATTGCCGATATTTGCCGCAAATGGGATTTGCATGCGGCAAAGATTGGCGAAGTAAAATCGGACAATGTGCTGCATGTCAAAATAAATGGACGGATTGTGGCTGAGATTCCTGCTGAAACTTTGGTGTTGGGCGGCGGCGCACCGGTTTACGTGCGGGAAGCAAAGGCGCCGGCTTATCTGAAAACGACGCGCGCGTTCGAGGCGGCGACGCTCCGTCCTCCGAAACATCTCGATGAAACACTGCTGCAGCTTCTCAGCGCGCCGAATATTGCGAACAAGCGTTGGATTTACCAACAATATGATTCCACCGTGCGCAGCAACACCGTGATTATGCCCGGCGGCGACGCGGCGGTGATTCGCATCAAAGGAACAAGAAAAGCCATTGCACTCAAAACGGATTGCAATGGCCGTTATGTTTATCTCAACCCTCGCCGGGGCG
It includes:
- the purL gene encoding phosphoribosylformylglycinamidine synthase subunit PurL, which codes for MTEPNVTVELAQQHGLNAEEYARILQILGRTPTFTELGIFSVMWSEHCSYKNSIAQLKKLPREGKALLVKAGEENAGVVDIGDGLAIAFKIESHNHPSAVEPYQGAATGVGGILRDIFTMGARPIAALNSLRFGSLEDSRVRYLVKGVVKGIGDYGNCFGVPTVAGEVYFEDCYRDNPLVNAMAVGLVKHDRIAKAVAAGAGNRVILIGSATGRDGIHGATFASEEISEESESKRPQVQVGDPFAEKLLLEATLEMIRADLIVGIQDMGAAGITCSTSEMSARGKHGMEVNLENVPLREAGMTPYEIMLSESQERMLVVAKPGNEQAIADICRKWDLHAAKIGEVKSDNVLHVKINGRIVAEIPAETLVLGGGAPVYVREAKAPAYLKTTRAFEAATLRPPKHLDETLLQLLSAPNIANKRWIYQQYDSTVRSNTVIMPGGDAAVIRIKGTRKAIALKTDCNGRYVYLNPRRGAAIAVAESARNVAVTGGRPVAITNCLNFGNPYKPENYWQFQEAIAGIGEACRVLETPVTGGNVSFYNESPTAAVYPTPVIGMLGILDDVAYATTASFKQAGDEIALLGTNLEEVGGSEYLKVIHGQVAGDCPALDLQKEKAVQSACLALIHQRLLSSAHDVADGGLAVALAECCIMNEERSFGAEITLPKFQRADFALFGESQSLIVI